One genomic segment of Ricinus communis isolate WT05 ecotype wild-type chromosome 5, ASM1957865v1, whole genome shotgun sequence includes these proteins:
- the LOC8263608 gene encoding protein trichome birefringence-like 19 — MMVPLAVLHICRNVTKNAVIKLLLTGLILVLFTITPLYIFNPSSPWPSLESIKSINSWKKCDIFRGKWIWYPDNSYYTNATCREIFDQQNCIKFGRIDTDFLKWRWKPDRCELPLFDARKFLELVRGKSLAFVGDSVGRNQMQSLLCLLASVVYPVDVSYTTDSRFKKWFYVSYNFTLASFWSPHLVKAIDTEPNGPTYNRLMNLHLDEANDVWSTQIESFDYVIISAGRWFYGPQVFIENGKVVGCHLCFRNNIKNLTMFYGYKRVFRTAFKTLIGLKNYNGVTFLRTLSPAHFENGEWNKGGNCNRTRPVLRGEMKLDGDELKMYLTEVEELKRAEREGKKRGLKFRLIDVNEAMIVRPDGHPNHYGHWPHENVSISDCVHWCLPGPVDTWNHFLLQMLKMEIQKE; from the exons ATGATGGTTCCTCTCGCTGTGCTTCACATTTGCAGAAATGTAACAAAAAACGCCGTGATCAAACTTCTATTGACAGGCCTGATACTTGTTCTTTTTACCATCACCCCTCTCTATATCTTCAACCCCTCTTCACCATGGCCATCACTTGAGAGTATTAAGAGCATAAACTCTTGGAAGAAATGTGATATATTCCGCGGGAAGTGGATTTGGTACCCCGACAACTCTTACTATACTAATGCAACATGTCGCGAAATCTTTGATCAGCAAAACTGCATCAAGTTTGGCAGGATTGACACTGATTTCTTGAAATGGAGATGGAAACCAGACAGATGCGAGCTCCCTCTGTTTGATGCAAGGAAATTCTTGGAGCTTGTGAGAGGGAAGTCATTGGCATTTGTTGGGGACTCTGTGGGGAGAAATCAAATGCAGTCATTGCTCTGCCTCCTAGCCAGT GTGGTCTATCCTGTAGATGTTTCATATACAACAGATTCAAGATTCAAAAAGTGGTTCTATGTCAGCTACAATTTCACACTAGCTTCATTTTGGTCACCTCATTTAGTTAAAGCCATTGACACAGAGCCTAATGGCCCGACCTACAACCGTCTGATGAACCTCCACTTAGATGAGGCCAATGATGTCTGGTCGACCCAAATTGAGTCCTTTGACTATGTGATCATCTCAGCTGGAAGATGGTTCTACGGACCGCAAGTATTCATTGAAAATGGCAAGGTTGTGGGCTGCCATTTATGCTTCAGAAACAACATCAAGAACCTCACCATGTTCTATGGATACAAAAGGGTGTTCAGGACTGCTTTCAAGACCCTTATAGGACTCAAGAATTATAATGGGGTGACATTCTTGAGGACCTTGTCACCAGCACATTTTGAGAATGGAGAGTGGAATAAAGGAGGGAATTGTAACAGGACAAGGCCAGTCTTAAGAGGAGAAATGAAACTGGATGGAGATGAGTTAAAAATGTACTTAACTGAAGTGGAGGAGTTGAAGAGAGCAGAAAGAGAAGGGAAGAAAAGGGGTTTGAAGTTTAGATTAATAGATGTAAATGAAGCAATGATTGTTAGACCTGATGGACATCCAAATCATTATGGGCATTGGCCACATGAGAATGTGAGTATTTCTGATTGTGTCCATTGGTGCCTGCCAGGTCCTGTTGATACTTGGAATCACTTCTTGCTTCAGATGTTGAAGATGGAAATTcagaaagaataa
- the LOC8263607 gene encoding protein trichome birefringence-like 19 encodes MCKYMNGQHHDLHLYKMTTNTNLLQSLFTMKFPSTEFSTGKSTNRKLLLLSLSLIFLTIIPLFLLKNLRRPPLVASPTVDISDLISRERVKECDIFAGKWVSYPRGPAYYTSSTCNLIIDQQNCMKFGRPDTDFMKWRWRPEECELPFFNAGQFLELVRGKSMAFVGDSVGRNQMQSLLCLLASVAHPEDVSHIYATDTTYFRYWFYSDYKFTLATLWSPFLVKSCDADPNGHSLNSLMNLYLDQADEAWANQVENFDYVIISAGQWFFRPLIYYMNGQIVGCHNCYNENITSVTKYYGFRMAFRTAFKTLQSLKGYKGITFLRTFSPSHFENGEWNAGGHCARTRPFTSEEMKLDGYTLEFYLTQVEELRKAEREGKKRGPKFRLLATTEAMVLRPDGHPNYYGHSPHRNMTIADCVHWCLPGPIDTWNEFLLYMMKREAQRSFLSKLQRNA; translated from the exons ATGTGCAAATACATGAATGGACAGCATCATGATCTTCACCTATATAAAATGACAACAAATACAAATCTGCTTCAATCACTCTTCACCATGAAGTTCCCTTCCACTGAGTTTTCCACTGGAAAGAGCACCAACAGAAAGCTACTCCTGCTGTCCCTTTCTCTGATTTTTCTCACCATAATCCCTCTCTTTCTGTTGAAGAATCTGCGGCGGCCGCCTCTAGTAGCATCTCCGACTGTTGATATCAGTGATTTGATAAGCAGAGAAAGAGTGAAGGAATGTGATATTTTTGCTGGGAAGTGGGTGTCTTATCCCAGAGGGCCTGCTTACTACACTAGTTCGACTTGCAATTTGATCATTGACCAGCAGAACTGCATGAAGTTTGGGAGACCTGATACAGACTTCATGAAATGGAGATGGAGACCAGAGGAATGCGAGCTACCTTTCTTTAATGCAGGGCAGTTCTTGGAGCTTGTTAGAGGGAAATCAATGGCTTTCGTTGGTGATTCTGTGGGAAGGAACCAAATGCAATCATTATTGTGTCTTTTAGCCAGT GTGGCCCATCCTGAGGATGTTTCTCACATATATGCAACAGACACAACATATTTCAGATACTGGTTCTACTCTGATTACAAGTTTACCTTAGCGACTCTGTGGTCACCTTTCTTGGTTAAATCCTGCGATGCAGACCCGAATGGTCATTCCCTCAACAGCCTGATGAATCTTTACTTAGACCAAGCTGATGAAGCATGGGCAAATCAGGTTGAAAATTTCGATTATGTGATCATCTCAGCTGGGCAGTGGTTCTTCCGCCCTCTGATATACTACATGAATGGTCAGATTGTGGGTTGTCACAACTGCTACAACGAAAACATTACTTCTGTGACTAAGTACTACGGGTTCAGGATGGCTTTCAGGACTGCttttaaaacacttcaaaGCTTAAAAGGGTACAAAGGAATTACATTTCTAAGGACATTTTCTCCATCACATTTTGAGAATGGGGAGTGGAATGCAGGAGGGCATTGTGCAAGAACAAGGCCTTTCACCAGTGAAGAAATGAAATTGGATGGATACACCTTAGAATTCTACTTGACACAAGTTGAGGAACTAAGGAAAGCAGAGAGAGAAGGTAAAAAGAGAGGTCCAAAATTTAGGCTGCTAGCTACTACTGAAGCAATGGTGCTAAGGCCAGATGGGCATCCAAACTATTATGGGCATTCTCCACATCGGAATATGACCATTGCTGACTGTGTTCATTGGTGCTTGCCAGGCCCCATTGACACATGGAACGAGTTTCTGCTTTATATGATGAAGAGGGAAGCTCAGagatcttttctttcaaagcTGCAGAGAAATGCTTAA
- the LOC8263606 gene encoding LOW QUALITY PROTEIN: probable endo-1,3(4)-beta-glucanase ARB_01444 (The sequence of the model RefSeq protein was modified relative to this genomic sequence to represent the inferred CDS: inserted 5 bases in 4 codons; deleted 2 bases in 1 codon; substituted 2 bases at 2 genomic stop codons), with amino-acid sequence MSHHSQKKEPSVPFLFPKAQSXVLPEPSRFFAPSLLSSPLPTNCFFQNFTLRNGDTPEYVHPYLIKSSQSSLSVCYPSLVYKSSCTYQEFVPDLTISTSNKGTTGKGHVIFSFTGLSITLDIPSSNLRFYLVRGSPFLTCRIPVKTPISISKNHAFQSFSSNTSLTKHTIKLTNNQFWFIYSSLPMDLRNKGNLLILGDFSGKVRIAISPDFYSAKYEAILDRFQSAYAVSGDAVLTKPFCLLCKWEKEGCGQLLMLAHPLHVKLLSRDDCDITILDDFIYRSIDGDLVGVVGDAWVLKPDPIPVTWHSVKGVQEDSVAEIVTALCRDVEGLESVAIEDYSPCHYGRMIARAARLAVIAEEVHSLKXIPTVTKFLKDKIQPWLXGTLDGNGFVYEDEWGGIVTXDSSVDFGYGVYISHHYYLGYFLYAIAVVAKDDPEWGKKYRPQAFSLMASFMNLDRGSKAKYPRLRSFDLFKLHSWSGGLTEYANGRHHENTGEADNAFYSAALMGLAYQDXGSTLAAMEIRAAETWWHVKDGDYXYGKDFNRKNRIMGVLWSNMRDSKPIWTPEWKEGRLGIQLLPLVPITDVLFSDVAFVKELAKWTLAEGEQENWRDFVYALEGIYDQESGLKKIRKLKSHCQGNSLTNLLWWIHSRGDDREEDVWVKEECERSGNFCWLCQYSD; translated from the exons ATGAGCCACCATTCCCAGAAGAAGGAACCAAGTGTTCCGTTTCTCTTCCCTAAAGCTCAAT AAGTCCTTCCTGAGCCTTCTCGCTTCTTTGCTCCTTCTCTCCTCTCTTCTCCATTACCCACCAACtgtttctttcaaaatttcacTCTCAGGAATGGTGATACTCCTGAATATGTACACCCATATCTCATAAAATCTTCACAATCTTCCCTGTCTGTTTGCTACCCATCTCTCGTCTACAAATCTTCTTGCACTTACCAAGAATTCGTCCCTGATCTTACCATCTCTACATCAAATAAAGGCACCACAGGAAAAGGCCatgtcattttttcttttacggGTCTAAGTATTACTCTGGATATACCCTCTTCTAACTTGCGCTTCTATCTTGTTCGAGGAAGCCCCTTTTTGACATGTCGTATACCTGTGAAAACTCCAATAAGCATATCAAAAAACCATGCTTTTCAATCATTCTCTTCAAATACTTCACTTACGAAGCACACCATCAAGTTAACCAACAATCAGTTTTGGTTTATATATTCTTCTTTGCCTATGGATTTAAGGAACAAAGGAAATCTTCTCATCTTAGGTGACTTTTCAGGTAAAGTTCGGATAGCAATTTCGCCAGATTTTTACTCAGCAAAATATGAAGCAATTCTTGATCGGTTTCAGTCTGCTTATGCGGTATCAGGAGATGCAGTTCTTACTAAACCATTTTGTTTGTTGTGTAAATGGGAAAAGGAAGGGTGTGGTCAATTGTTGATGCTTGCACATCCTTTGCATGTTAAACTTCTATCTAGAGATGATTGTGATATCACTATTTTAGATGATTTCATATATAGAAGTATTGATGGTGACCTTGTTGGCGTTGTTGGAGATGCATGGGTCTTGAAACCAGACCCTATCCCAGTAACATGGCATTCAGTTAAAGGCGTCCAAGAGGATTCAGTAGCTGAAATAGTAACTGCACTTTGCAGAGATGTAGAGGGTTTAGAATCAGTAGCCATAGAGGATTATTCACCATGTCATTATGGTAGAATGATTGCAAGAGCGGCAAGGTTAGCTGTGATTGCTGAGGAAGTGCATTCTCTTA GGATACCTACTGTTACCAAGTTCTTGAAGGATAAAATCCAGCCATGGTTATAAGGGACTTTAGATGGGAACGGTTTTGTGTACGAGGATGAATGGGGCGGAATAGTCAC AGACTCTAGTGTAGACTTTGGATATGGAGTTTACATCAGTCATCACTATTATCTGGGTTACTTTCTTTATGCCATTGCTGTAGTGGCAAAAGATGACCCGGAATGGGGGAAGAAATATAGGCCACAAGCTTTTTCATTGATGGCTAGTTTTATGAACCTGGACAGAGGTTCAAAAGCAAAATATCCTCGTTTGAGATCTTTTGATCTTTTTAAATTGCATTCTTGGTCAGGAGGGCTAACAGAATATGCTAACGGGAGGCACCATGAAAACACAGGTGAGGCAGACAATGCATTCTATTCAGCTGCTTTGATGGGGTTAGCCTACCAGG ATGGATCAACACTAGCTGCAATGGAGATAAGAGCAGCAGAAACATGGTGGCACGTGAAAGATGGTGATTACTAGTATGGAAAAGATTTCAATAGAAAGAACAGGATAATGGGCGTTCTGTGGTCTAACATGAGGGACAGCAAGCCA ATTTGGACTCCAGAGTGGAAAGAAGGTAGGCTGGGAATTCAATTGCTGCCCTTGGTTCCGATTACTGACGTTTTATTCTCTGATGTTGCGTTTGTGAAAGAACTTGCGAAGTGGACATTGGCTGAAGGAGAACAAGAAAATTGGAGAGACTTTGTGTATGCCCTGGAAGGGATTTATGACCAGGAAAGCGGGCTGAAGAAGATAAGAAAGTTGAAAAGCCATTGTCAAGGCAATTCACTAACCAATCTTTTATGGTGGATTCACAGTAGAGGTGATGATAGGGAAGAAGATGTTTGGGTGAAAGAGGAATGTGAGAGAAGTGGGAATTTCTGCTGGCTTTGCCAATACAGTGATTGA